Sequence from the Muntiacus reevesi chromosome 9, mMunRee1.1, whole genome shotgun sequence genome:
ggagaagaaaccaAGGGAGTAGAACTGGAGGAAGACACAGATGTGAGCGACACAAGTGTTGAATGCTTTCAACCTGGCCTCCTTCTGGGGTAAACGGAAAACTGTGATGAATATCTGTATGTAGGACAATGTGATTAATACAATGTCAAGCCCGGCAACAGTGAAGGCCACAAACAAACCATAGATTTTGTTGACCCTGATATTTTCTGCAGCCAGTTTCACAACAGCCATATGTTCACAGTAGGAGTGAGAGATGACTGTTGTCTGATAAAACTGTAAGCGAAGCTTTATCAGTACTAGGCATGCTGTTACAAGAATGGCAGCCCTGAGTGTTACCATAGCTGCTATCTGAGTGACTAAGTGGTGAGAGAAGATGGCAGCGTGTCTGAGTGGATAACAGATGGCTACATAGCGGTCCAGGGCCATGGCCAAGaggatgcctgactctgtgcactGAAGTGTGTGGATGAGCCACATTTGAAGCAAGCAAGAATCAAAATATATCTCTGTTATGTGAAACCAGAAGATTCCAAGCATCTTGGGCACAATGCTTGTGCTGAGAGCAATGTCTGTGACTCCCAGCATGCCTAGGAAAATATACATGGGCTGATGGAGGCTGTGTTCTGATATGATGATGATCAAAAGCAAGGAATTTCCAATCATAGCGATTAGATACATAGCACAAAATGGAATCCCAATCCAGCACTGCACAGACTCTAGGCCTGGGATCCCTATAAGGGTCAACACAGAAGGCATGAAGATTGTAACATTGGAAATGGACATAACCTTCAGTCTACTGAAGCAAACCCAAGTTTCTCATTCAGTCCTAATTTCTTTCCATCTTCCTGTTTTTGCCCAAAGTTATCATATTGAGTCTTTCTGATTTATGTGGAAATATTGGATAATATCATCAGTCTCATTTACATGTAAAGGGTAAAACCAAGGTCAACAGAGAGACATCACTGTTTTTAGGAAAGACATCCACAGCCACAGTACCATAGTTCTTGTACCACAATAAAATGCGATGTGCAGAGATGGGCAATgctttaaaatctgaaaaataactgAATTGGGAAAGAAACTGCTGTATTGACTCTTATTCATTCCAGACCTGtggggaaagaaaataaacttgtttaTATTGtgtgaaatttgcattttaatcagAGTTTAATGGATCTCTCCACATTACATATTTCAGTTAACAGTTTTACTAGCCTCTTTTCCTCTATTGgctgcttgctaagtcacttcagtcatttccgactctttgcaactgcaagGACGgtgcctatcaggctcctctgtccacgggaatccacaggcaagaatcctggagtggtttgccataacccccccaggggatcttcctgactcaggaatagaacctgcatctcttaagtcccctgcagtggcaggcggggtctttaccactaggaccacttGGGAAGCATCTCTTTTTCTTAGCTGTCTCTAAATCAGGCACAGTTGGCCTGGACCAGCAAATGCACAATCTCTGATCAGTATATTAGAACGAAAAAACCCTATTAAAGAAGATAGAGGTAGAAACTCTTGTCATTTAAAAGCATAATATGCACAATCTCTGATCAGTATATTAGAACGAAAAAACCCTATTAAAGAAGATAGAGGTAGAAACTCTTGTCATTTAAAAGCATAATATGTTTATCTACCAATCAATGCAATCTGTCTTTATGTAAGATTGGTAGTTCTTTATGAGAATGTGAAGGAAGAGTTGAAGGAAAGATCACTCAAATCCATGTGCATTTAGCAAATTTGGGGAAATGTTCTTTGctacattttacatttctaacaaAACTGTACTATTTTTGCTCATATTTCTAAAAGCtgatttacataaaatttatcatgtgcctaaaaattaaagattttgaatcaaagatttaaaaatttcttttatatgtagtataAGATACCTAGAGGAGAGGGAATCTCTAGGACATAAGGGAAACAGCATCATCAATGTATAGTGGCAAGAGGACTCATTCTTAATGGCTCAGGGGTATAGGGCATGGGCAAAAGTGTACCTTGACTGAAATACAGGCTGTTTCTTGGGTTTAAAATGTACATAACGGTCATTAATTTGAGAATCATCTAATTGAAGCTCATGTATTCTTCATGAAATAGATAATCTggaatacatgggcttccctggtagctcagttggtaaaaaatctgcatgCAAAGGAGGAGACctagattctatccctgggttgggaagagtccctggagaagtgaaaggctacccactccagtatcctggcctgagAATTTCATAAACTGTGTAGTACATGAGTtcgtaaagagtctgacatgactgagtgactttcacctagCTGCCATTAATATGAGAATTGTCTAATTGAGGCTCATGAATTCTTCATGAAATAGGTAATCTAGAATCCTTAGTGGTCGCCGTGTAATGGTAGCATGAAAATGGGATTCATGGTCTTGTAAGGGGTCACACCGACCAGCCAAATAGTACTTGCAGATGTGAATATTGGAGACTATCAATAACACATCAATAAAGTACATCTGTTTCAAAAATTTATATAACTCTGCTTGACTTCTAATAGGGGGTACAGTTCTCGGAGCTTCCTCAGATGATGCTCCTGGTTTATAATCttcaatttgttgttcagtcactaagtcatcccCAACTCTTTACAATACCATGAACtggaacacaccaggcttccctgtccttcactatctcccagaacttgctcaaactcatgtccatcgagtcagtgataccattcaaccatctcaccctctgtcatcctcttctcctcctgccctccatctttcccatcatcaaggttttttccaatgagtcagctcttcacatcaggtggccaaagtattgaaacttcagcttcagcatcagttcttccattgaatattcagggttgatttcctttaggattgactgatttgatctccttgtagtccaagggactctcaagagtcttctccaacataatAATTAAAAGGTATCAGTtgtttggctctcagccttcttaatggtccaactctcatatccatacatgactactggaaaaaccatatctttgactagatggacatttgttggcaaagtgatgtctctgttctttaataagatgtctaggtttgttgtaaactttcttccaaggaggcaGCTGTCATtcaatttcatgggtgcagtcaccatcagcagtgatcttggagcccaagaaaatacgatctgtcactgcttccattgtttcccactctatttgccatgaagtgatgggaccagatgtcatcatcttcattattttaatgttgagttttaggccagttttttcactttcttctttcaccttcatcaagaggttctttaggccctcttcactttctgccattaaggtggtatcatctgtgtatcagaagttattgatatttctcctggcaatcttgactctagcTTGTGTATCATCCAGCCTGGCAATCCCCATGATGTACATGCATATAAGTTACAgaaacaaggtgacaatacacagaattgatgtactcattttccagttttgaaccagtgcATTGCCCCATATCTGgctctaaatgttgcttcttggccagcacacagatttctcagcaggcaggtaaggtggcctggtattctcatctcttgaagaattttccacagtttgttgtgatccacacagtcaaaggctttaatggaATCAGTGAAGAAGAgtggatgtttctctggaattctcttgcttttttctatgatccaacagatgttggcaacatgatctttgattcctctgtcttttctaaatccagcttgtacatttggaagttttcACCTCACATACTGTTCATGCCtagctgaaggattttgagcattacctcgctagtatgtgaaatgagcccAGTTGTTCAATAATTTGAACactctttgtcattgcctttctttgggattggagtgaaaactgatcttttccagcctTGTGGCTATTGTGGACAactcaacaaacaaaaacattgtcaagttttccaaaattgggagcatattgagtgcaacactttaataacatcatcttttaggattttaaatagctcagctggaatttcatcacctctactggCTTTGCTTGTagtaacgcttcctaaggcccactcaacttcacactgcaggattctagctctaggtgaatgacctcaccattgtggttatttgggtcattaagaccttttttaatattgtttttctgTGTATACTTGACATGGTTTCttaatctctcctgcttctgttaggtccttgccctttctatcctttattgtgcccatctttgcatgaagtgtttacttggcatctctaattctcttgaggATATCTTTaccctttcccattctattgttttcctctttcttttcattgttcacttaagaaagctttcttatctctccttactattctttggaactctgcattcagttagttatatctttctttttgtcctttgcctttcac
This genomic interval carries:
- the LOC136175005 gene encoding olfactory receptor 52A1-like — translated: MSISNVTIFMPSVLTLIGIPGLESVQCWIGIPFCAMYLIAMIGNSLLLIIIISEHSLHQPMYIFLGMLGVTDIALSTSIVPKMLGIFWFHITEIYFDSCLLQMWLIHTLQCTESGILLAMALDRYVAICYPLRHAAIFSHHLVTQIAAMVTLRAAILVTACLVLIKLRLQFYQTTVISHSYCEHMAVVKLAAENIRVNKIYGLFVAFTVAGLDIVLITLSYIQIFITVFRLPQKEARLKAFNTCVAHICVFLQFYSLGFFSFFAHRFGSHIPPYIHILFSSTYLLVPPFLNPLVYGAKTKQIRVHMVKIFCS